The following are encoded together in the Kribbella sp. CA-293567 genome:
- a CDS encoding AfsR/SARP family transcriptional regulator, whose amino-acid sequence MEYRLLGPIEVWADDRKVVLKRRQERLLLAVLLLAPGKVVPTDRLIGLLWPEEQPGSPKRALQVYVSRLRAALTAADPAAQLVAERQGYALHGAAGRTDLERFNELVGRARALQELEQRRELLVEALDLWRGPALADVASEDVRRRLCGGLDESRWAAHELRLRTDLALGRHQELLPELAQLTGVEPTREGLAATRMIALYRSGRQAEALAVYTELVRHLDDELGVEPGEEVRDLQVAMLRQDESLSLPAAPTGPRELPADVGLLVGRDELLDELSDVLLSAKRRNGVPAVVSLYGGAGTGKSAAAVRLGRRLADEYGDGQVFVRLQDVQGDAVPARVVLARLLRSLGVESQLIPDSLEERSSLLRSTLAGRAVLLVFDDVLDAGQLRPLLPADGRCAVVATSRQPLLGLEDAVHREVLPLGDERSGELLRSLTGLPQAELAEIIQYCAGLPLALRIVGARLGIAKEKTADVLKALADDASRLDYLVAGDRAVRASLEVTLRSADPAAQRLFALLHLVDADEFSSWVAAPLLGLSEPRADAVFDGLVALGLLQQRRTEPPTYGMHGLVRSYSAELLQQISPEVRTGIEERYLGTVLRLLTIADEQVEHGIEVLIQMDSGSDRSLPGVEAAAAQGANWLDVQLPVMTAAIQLAVRSQPRLAGMLALRLHGYLAVRDHREARDGILREVRDEVAAAGHVGLEAELDQAVFSASAQWSAPIAELTTLAERCLDSAERAGGMEALVRALSQVAWTAEASADAGRHLELALQMLALAEENPAAESLMMRALDHLGGAVHQLGRIDEAQHAYRRSVELTPGGTRLNAIRSVNLAESLLSGPDQGTDHVSEVTELLSRTRETVQQLGDELGGAYVSATQARLLVVVGDLNGADEHLEQAASVFRRRPDPIGELAVTMGRTCLQFALGLPAAARKMLGAQLQEYVDSDFHYGRARLLQHWALIDPEGCPDIGSDDVL is encoded by the coding sequence GTGGAGTACCGCTTGCTGGGGCCGATCGAGGTTTGGGCCGACGACCGGAAGGTTGTGCTCAAGCGAAGGCAGGAGCGGTTGCTGCTCGCTGTCCTGCTGCTGGCGCCCGGGAAGGTCGTGCCCACAGACCGGCTGATCGGGCTGTTGTGGCCGGAGGAACAGCCAGGTAGTCCGAAGCGGGCGCTGCAGGTCTATGTCTCCCGGCTGCGAGCCGCGCTGACCGCCGCGGACCCGGCCGCGCAGCTGGTGGCGGAACGCCAGGGCTACGCACTGCACGGCGCCGCCGGGCGAACGGACCTGGAGAGGTTCAACGAGTTGGTGGGCCGCGCTAGAGCTTTGCAGGAGCTGGAGCAGCGCCGCGAGTTGCTTGTCGAGGCACTGGACCTCTGGCGCGGGCCGGCGCTGGCGGACGTTGCGTCTGAGGACGTACGCCGTCGGCTGTGCGGTGGGCTCGACGAGTCGCGGTGGGCGGCGCACGAGTTGCGGTTGAGGACCGACCTGGCACTGGGGCGGCACCAGGAGCTGCTGCCCGAGCTTGCACAGCTCACCGGAGTCGAACCGACGAGGGAAGGCCTGGCAGCGACTCGGATGATCGCGTTGTACCGCTCCGGACGGCAGGCCGAGGCGCTAGCCGTCTACACGGAGTTGGTGCGTCACCTGGATGATGAGCTGGGAGTAGAGCCCGGCGAAGAGGTCCGCGACCTGCAGGTGGCGATGCTGCGGCAGGACGAGTCGTTGAGTCTCCCGGCAGCTCCTACAGGTCCGCGAGAGCTGCCGGCCGACGTGGGGCTCCTGGTCGGGCGCGACGAGTTGCTGGACGAGTTGTCGGACGTGCTGCTGAGCGCGAAGCGGCGGAACGGCGTACCGGCTGTGGTGTCGTTGTACGGCGGCGCTGGAACCGGCAAGTCGGCTGCGGCCGTACGGCTCGGTCGGCGGCTTGCTGACGAGTACGGCGACGGGCAGGTGTTCGTCCGGCTGCAAGACGTCCAGGGCGACGCAGTACCGGCGCGAGTCGTCCTCGCCCGACTACTGCGTTCCTTAGGTGTGGAGAGCCAGCTCATCCCTGACTCGCTGGAGGAGCGATCGTCTCTGCTGCGCAGCACCCTGGCCGGACGCGCTGTACTGCTCGTCTTCGACGACGTCCTCGACGCCGGCCAGCTGCGCCCCCTGCTCCCCGCCGACGGCCGCTGCGCGGTAGTGGCCACCTCCCGGCAGCCGCTGCTAGGCCTGGAAGATGCCGTTCACCGCGAGGTCCTGCCACTGGGAGATGAGCGGAGTGGTGAGCTTCTCCGATCACTGACCGGCCTACCGCAGGCGGAGTTGGCAGAGATCATCCAGTACTGCGCCGGCCTGCCGCTCGCCCTGCGTATTGTCGGCGCGCGGCTCGGTATCGCCAAAGAGAAGACCGCCGACGTACTGAAGGCGTTGGCGGACGACGCGAGCCGGCTCGACTACCTGGTAGCAGGTGACCGCGCGGTCCGCGCCAGCCTCGAGGTCACCTTGCGCAGCGCCGACCCCGCCGCTCAACGACTGTTCGCGCTGCTGCATCTGGTTGACGCGGACGAGTTCTCCTCCTGGGTCGCGGCCCCGCTGCTCGGCCTCAGCGAACCCCGCGCCGATGCGGTCTTCGACGGACTGGTCGCGCTGGGCTTGCTGCAACAGCGGCGGACCGAGCCACCGACGTACGGGATGCACGGGCTGGTCCGCTCGTACTCCGCGGAGCTGCTGCAGCAGATCTCGCCGGAGGTCAGGACCGGCATCGAGGAGCGGTACCTCGGCACGGTACTGCGGCTGCTCACAATCGCCGACGAACAGGTCGAGCACGGCATCGAAGTGCTGATCCAGATGGACAGCGGAAGTGATCGGTCGCTACCGGGCGTTGAGGCCGCCGCTGCTCAAGGCGCCAACTGGCTCGACGTGCAGCTGCCCGTGATGACGGCAGCCATCCAACTGGCGGTGCGGAGCCAGCCGCGGCTGGCAGGCATGCTCGCACTGCGGCTGCACGGCTATCTGGCGGTGCGAGATCACCGAGAAGCCCGTGACGGAATCTTGAGGGAGGTCAGGGACGAGGTAGCTGCCGCGGGGCACGTGGGCTTGGAGGCCGAACTCGACCAGGCTGTCTTTTCGGCGAGCGCGCAGTGGTCCGCGCCTATCGCGGAACTGACGACGCTCGCGGAGCGCTGCCTGGATTCGGCAGAGCGTGCGGGCGGCATGGAGGCGCTGGTGCGCGCACTCAGCCAGGTCGCCTGGACGGCGGAAGCGAGCGCCGACGCCGGCCGCCACCTCGAACTCGCACTCCAGATGCTGGCGCTGGCCGAGGAGAATCCGGCTGCGGAATCTCTGATGATGAGGGCCCTCGACCACCTGGGTGGAGCAGTGCACCAGTTGGGTCGGATAGACGAGGCACAGCATGCGTATCGCCGGAGCGTCGAGCTGACGCCTGGCGGGACCCGGCTGAATGCTATTCGCTCAGTGAACCTCGCCGAGAGCTTGCTTTCCGGCCCCGATCAGGGCACTGACCATGTCTCTGAGGTGACGGAACTGCTGAGCCGTACGCGCGAGACGGTTCAGCAACTCGGAGACGAGCTCGGCGGCGCGTACGTCAGCGCGACTCAAGCCCGCCTTCTGGTGGTGGTCGGCGATCTCAACGGCGCCGATGAGCACCTGGAGCAGGCCGCATCGGTGTTCCGACGCAGACCGGACCCGATCGGCGAATTGGCGGTGACGATGGGACGAACCTGCTTGCAGTTCGCGCTGGGGCTTCCGGCGGCCGCGCGGAAGATGCTCGGCGCTCAATTGCAGGAATATGTCGACAGCGATTTCCATTATGGCCGCGCCCGGCTATTGCAGCACTGGGCCCTTATCGACCCCGAAGGCTGCCCGGATATCGGTAGTGACGACGTTTTGTGA
- the gcvT gene encoding glycine cleavage system aminomethyltransferase GcvT gives MTESSALKKSPLHERHVALGAKFAEFGGWEMPLEYGGVVAEHTAVRTSVGVFDVSHLGKATVKGPGAAAYVNSCLTNDLGKIAPGQAQYTLCCAEDGGVVDDLIAYLHADDDVFLIPNAANTAEVVRRLAEHAPEGVVVTNTHDDYAILAVQGTDSDAVVAAIGLPTGHDYMSFAVADFAGTAVVVCRTGYTGERGYELVVPNEAAVAVFDALLKAGEQYSIVPAGLGARDTLRTEMGYPLHGQDISPTITPVQARSGWAVGWKKEHFWGDQALRAEKEAGPARILRGLRAVGRGIPRPHMAVVDPAGTALGEVTSGTFSPTLKKGIALALLDAAIKEGDQVAVDIRGRQEAFEVVKPPFVTVNVRES, from the coding sequence ATGACCGAGTCTTCCGCGTTGAAGAAGTCCCCTCTGCACGAGCGGCACGTCGCCCTCGGCGCCAAGTTCGCCGAGTTCGGAGGGTGGGAGATGCCGCTGGAGTACGGCGGAGTGGTCGCCGAGCACACCGCGGTCCGGACCTCCGTCGGCGTCTTCGACGTGAGCCACCTGGGCAAGGCCACCGTCAAGGGGCCGGGCGCCGCGGCGTACGTGAACTCCTGCCTGACCAACGATCTGGGCAAGATCGCCCCCGGCCAGGCGCAGTACACGCTGTGCTGTGCCGAGGACGGCGGGGTGGTCGACGACCTGATCGCCTACCTGCACGCCGACGACGACGTGTTCCTGATCCCGAACGCGGCCAACACCGCCGAGGTGGTCCGCCGGCTGGCCGAGCACGCACCGGAGGGCGTCGTGGTGACGAATACCCACGACGACTACGCGATCCTCGCCGTCCAGGGCACCGACTCCGACGCCGTGGTCGCCGCGATCGGGCTGCCGACCGGTCACGACTACATGTCCTTCGCCGTCGCCGACTTCGCGGGTACGGCGGTCGTCGTCTGCCGCACGGGCTACACCGGTGAGCGCGGCTACGAGCTGGTCGTGCCGAACGAAGCGGCCGTGGCCGTCTTCGACGCACTGCTGAAGGCGGGCGAGCAGTACAGCATCGTCCCGGCCGGTCTCGGCGCCCGCGACACGCTCCGGACCGAGATGGGCTACCCGCTGCACGGCCAGGACATCTCGCCCACGATCACCCCGGTGCAGGCTCGTTCCGGCTGGGCGGTCGGCTGGAAGAAGGAGCACTTCTGGGGCGACCAGGCGCTGCGCGCGGAGAAGGAGGCCGGCCCGGCCCGCATCCTGCGTGGCCTGCGCGCGGTCGGCCGTGGCATCCCGCGGCCTCACATGGCCGTCGTCGACCCGGCCGGTACGGCGCTGGGCGAGGTCACCTCCGGCACGTTCTCCCCGACGCTGAAGAAGGGCATCGCGCTGGCGCTGCTCGACGCCGCGATCAAGGAGGGCGACCAGGTCGCCGTCGACATCCGCGGCCGGCAGGAGGCGTTCGAGGTGGTCAAGCCTCCGTTCGTCACCGTCAACGTCCGCGAGAGCTGA
- a CDS encoding leucyl aminopeptidase: MSTITLSKSDPAGVKTDVLVIGVVKLDGGVTLPAGTESLNAAYGGKLVEVLSGLGATGKAGEVTKVTGPKPGRSAVLIAVGLGAAPDGALKTEDLRVAAGIGVRAAKAGQSIAFALPTPDAECVRAVAEGALIGRYTFNAYKSEASSEAPGNVIVLTDLARNRDAKVALERAQVTADAVHQVRDWVNTPPSDLHPVEFAAHAQKLGKEHGVKVEVLDEKALAKGGYGGILGVGQGSTNPPRLVKLTYTPKKPVTHLSFVGKGITFDSGGLSLKTASGMISMKSDMAGAAAVIAATIAIARLGLPVQVTTYAAMAENMPSGSAARPSDVLTMYGGKTVEVLNTDAEGRLVLGDALVRASEDKPDLIVDVATLTGACVVALGTKVAGAFANTDTARDRVVDAAVAAGEAMWPLPIPTEMLDKLRSHSKIADLANITGEPWGGALAAAAFLGDFVAEGIDWVHLDVAGPAFNDGGPSGYTTSGGTGYSVRTLVELAAAAS; encoded by the coding sequence GTGAGCACCATCACTTTGAGCAAGTCCGATCCCGCCGGCGTCAAGACCGACGTCCTGGTGATCGGCGTGGTCAAGCTCGACGGCGGGGTGACACTGCCCGCCGGAACCGAGTCGCTGAACGCCGCCTACGGCGGGAAGCTGGTGGAGGTGCTGTCCGGCCTCGGCGCCACCGGTAAGGCCGGCGAGGTCACCAAGGTCACCGGCCCGAAGCCCGGCCGGTCCGCCGTACTGATCGCGGTCGGCCTGGGCGCGGCGCCGGACGGCGCGCTGAAGACCGAGGACCTCCGCGTCGCCGCGGGGATCGGTGTCCGCGCCGCCAAGGCGGGCCAGTCGATCGCGTTCGCACTGCCGACCCCGGACGCCGAGTGCGTCCGCGCCGTCGCCGAGGGCGCGCTGATCGGCCGCTACACCTTCAACGCCTACAAGTCCGAGGCGAGCTCCGAGGCGCCGGGCAACGTGATCGTGCTGACCGACCTGGCGCGCAACCGCGACGCCAAGGTCGCGCTGGAGCGGGCCCAGGTCACCGCCGACGCGGTCCACCAGGTGCGCGACTGGGTGAACACTCCCCCGTCCGACCTGCACCCGGTCGAGTTCGCCGCGCACGCCCAGAAGCTGGGCAAGGAGCACGGCGTCAAGGTCGAGGTACTGGACGAGAAGGCCCTGGCCAAGGGCGGGTACGGCGGTATCCTCGGCGTCGGCCAGGGATCGACCAACCCGCCGCGGCTGGTCAAGCTGACCTACACCCCGAAGAAGCCGGTGACGCACCTGTCGTTCGTCGGCAAGGGCATCACCTTCGACTCCGGCGGCCTGTCGCTGAAGACCGCCAGCGGGATGATCAGCATGAAGTCCGACATGGCCGGCGCCGCCGCGGTGATCGCGGCCACGATCGCGATCGCGCGACTCGGTCTGCCGGTCCAGGTGACGACGTACGCCGCGATGGCCGAGAACATGCCGTCCGGCTCGGCGGCCCGTCCGTCCGACGTGCTGACCATGTACGGCGGCAAGACGGTCGAGGTGCTCAACACCGACGCCGAGGGCCGGCTGGTACTGGGCGACGCCCTGGTCCGGGCCTCGGAGGACAAGCCCGACCTGATCGTCGACGTGGCCACCCTGACCGGCGCCTGTGTCGTTGCCCTGGGCACCAAGGTGGCCGGCGCCTTCGCCAACACCGACACCGCGCGCGACCGGGTGGTCGACGCCGCCGTCGCGGCCGGTGAGGCGATGTGGCCGCTGCCGATCCCGACCGAGATGCTGGACAAGCTGCGCTCGCACTCGAAGATCGCCGACCTGGCCAACATCACCGGCGAGCCGTGGGGCGGCGCCCTGGCGGCGGCCGCGTTCCTCGGCGACTTCGTTGCCGAGGGCATCGACTGGGTGCACCTCGACGTGGCCGGTCCGGCCTTCAACGACGGCGGCCCCTCCGGCTACACGACCAGCGGCGGCACCGGGTACTCCGTCCGCACGCTGGTGGAGCTCGCCGCTGCCGCGAGCTAG
- a CDS encoding cupin domain-containing protein, with protein MKAEHEFFAVSDVPWTEDVPAITQRLLTTSPDGKLTRIARWAPGTNSGTEVIRHEYFEEVYLLEGSLTDLTLGRTFRQGQYAARRPGMPHGPYRTGEGCVLLEIRY; from the coding sequence ATGAAGGCCGAACACGAGTTCTTCGCCGTCAGCGACGTGCCGTGGACCGAAGACGTCCCGGCAATCACCCAGCGGTTGCTCACGACGAGTCCGGACGGGAAGCTCACCCGGATCGCTCGGTGGGCACCCGGCACCAACTCCGGCACCGAGGTGATCCGGCACGAGTACTTCGAGGAGGTCTATCTGCTGGAGGGTTCGCTGACCGATCTGACCCTTGGCAGGACCTTCCGGCAGGGGCAGTACGCAGCTCGCCGGCCCGGTATGCCACATGGGCCGTACCGGACCGGCGAGGGATGCGTGCTGCTGGAGATCCGCTACTGA
- a CDS encoding DUF2848 family protein, translating into MPETLRFTLPDGTERSIEVRYALNAGYAGRDTRQVQHHVDELAELGVPAPGRIPTLYPLSASLVSRPEVVQVAHGRTSGEAEWALVVGDGPDDLLLTVACDHTDRALEVHGVAWSKQTAPDVLGDVAWPLTMVEDELDDFTLKAWVRHGDTEQLIQDGTLAQLLPPAYWVGELGHLLRPGTVLLSGTIPMIAGVDQFADAWRVELTDPRGLTSRIVYSVEQLAAAWE; encoded by the coding sequence ATGCCCGAGACCCTGCGATTCACGCTCCCTGACGGCACCGAGCGGTCGATCGAGGTCCGCTACGCGCTCAATGCCGGGTACGCCGGCCGCGACACCCGACAGGTTCAGCACCACGTCGACGAGCTCGCTGAACTGGGCGTGCCGGCTCCGGGGCGGATTCCGACGCTCTACCCGCTGTCGGCCAGCCTGGTGAGCCGGCCGGAGGTGGTCCAGGTCGCGCACGGCCGAACGTCGGGGGAGGCGGAGTGGGCGCTGGTCGTCGGTGACGGGCCGGACGACCTGTTGCTGACGGTCGCGTGCGACCACACCGACCGGGCGCTCGAGGTGCACGGCGTCGCGTGGAGCAAGCAGACGGCGCCCGACGTCCTGGGGGACGTGGCGTGGCCGCTGACCATGGTCGAGGACGAGCTGGACGACTTCACGTTGAAGGCCTGGGTGCGGCACGGGGACACCGAGCAGCTCATCCAGGACGGCACGCTCGCGCAGTTGCTGCCCCCGGCGTACTGGGTGGGGGAGCTGGGGCACCTGCTCCGGCCGGGCACCGTGTTGCTCAGCGGCACGATCCCGATGATCGCCGGAGTCGATCAGTTCGCCGACGCCTGGCGGGTTGAGCTGACCGATCCGCGCGGACTGACCAGCCGGATCGTCTACTCGGTCGAGCAGCTCGCGGCGGCCTGGGAATGA
- a CDS encoding MFS transporter has translation MSSPTAPAGDRRSLYKAFAASLSGTSLEWYDFAVYSSAAALVFGDLFFPGSDPLTGTLQAFATYAVGYVARPLGGIVFGRLGDVIGRKKVLVATLLLIGVATFFIGLLPTYAQAGALAPTLLVFLRFVQGVGVGGEWGGAVLLSSEFSEAGQRGFWASAAQVGPPLGTLMANGVLAVLAGLLSEEAFLSWGWRIAFLLSAVLVAFGLLIRTKLEETPVFRELEARGDRPTAPVTEVLRTQTRALVAAILARVGPDVLYAMFAVFVLTYATKDLGLSRGQAVTAVLVGSAFQVGLIPFSGWLSDRYGRRLIYGIGAVGGAIWSVVFFAMASSLATVLPGVVIGLVFHSLMYGPQAAFVAEQFTARLRYTGSSLAYTFAGIIGGALAPLAFTYFLAKTGTGYVIALYIVVANLITLIGLRLGRAVQDDEALSPADAVSPA, from the coding sequence ATGTCCAGCCCCACCGCCCCCGCCGGGGACCGGCGAAGTCTGTACAAGGCGTTCGCCGCCAGCCTGTCCGGCACCTCGCTGGAGTGGTACGACTTCGCCGTCTACAGCTCCGCCGCGGCGCTGGTGTTCGGCGACCTGTTCTTCCCGGGCAGCGATCCGCTCACCGGCACGCTCCAGGCCTTCGCCACGTACGCCGTCGGCTACGTCGCCCGTCCGCTCGGCGGCATCGTCTTCGGCCGCCTCGGGGACGTGATCGGCCGGAAGAAGGTGCTCGTCGCCACCCTGCTGTTGATCGGCGTCGCCACCTTCTTCATCGGGCTGCTGCCGACCTACGCCCAGGCAGGCGCCCTGGCGCCCACCCTGCTGGTGTTCCTCCGATTCGTGCAGGGCGTCGGCGTCGGTGGCGAGTGGGGCGGCGCAGTCCTGCTGAGCAGTGAGTTCAGCGAGGCCGGACAGCGGGGCTTCTGGGCGTCTGCCGCTCAGGTCGGCCCACCGCTCGGGACGTTGATGGCCAACGGCGTACTGGCCGTACTGGCCGGGCTGCTGTCCGAGGAGGCGTTCCTGAGCTGGGGCTGGCGGATTGCGTTCCTGCTGTCCGCAGTACTGGTCGCCTTCGGGTTGCTGATCCGGACGAAGCTGGAAGAGACCCCTGTGTTCCGCGAGTTGGAGGCGCGCGGCGACCGCCCTACCGCCCCCGTGACCGAAGTACTGCGCACGCAGACGCGCGCACTGGTGGCCGCGATCCTGGCGCGAGTGGGTCCGGACGTGCTCTATGCGATGTTCGCCGTGTTCGTGCTGACCTATGCGACCAAGGACCTGGGGCTGAGTCGCGGCCAGGCAGTCACCGCGGTGCTGGTCGGGTCGGCGTTCCAGGTCGGGCTGATCCCGTTCTCGGGCTGGCTTTCCGACCGCTACGGGCGGCGGCTGATCTATGGCATCGGTGCCGTCGGCGGGGCGATCTGGAGCGTGGTCTTCTTCGCCATGGCATCTTCGCTGGCGACGGTGCTGCCGGGCGTCGTGATCGGACTGGTGTTCCACTCACTGATGTACGGACCGCAGGCAGCCTTCGTGGCGGAGCAGTTCACCGCACGCCTGCGCTACACCGGCAGCTCACTCGCCTACACCTTCGCCGGCATCATCGGCGGGGCACTGGCTCCGTTGGCCTTCACCTACTTCCTGGCGAAGACAGGCACTGGCTACGTGATCGCGCTGTACATCGTGGTGGCGAACCTGATCACTCTGATCGGGCTGCGACTCGGGCGAGCGGTGCAGGACGATGAGGCACTGTCGCCCGCCGATGCCGTCAGCCCTGCATGA
- a CDS encoding GntR family transcriptional regulator, which translates to MQLSGDSGRDRAYQYLRGTVLSDPAVSGTFINEQAVATEVGISRTPVREALLMLAAEDLVQLVPHRGAFVAPLPGREIAEMMQARGVIESWAAATCLASAAGAPVEPMAAVLEQQRAIVEAGDAKEFIELDSQFHALLVEAAGNTVLGRLYDSLRARHVLLGVVVLQRSTTRRQDVLVEHQAIVDGLASGDPAAAEAAILRHLDTTGSILMQG; encoded by the coding sequence ATGCAATTGAGTGGGGACTCCGGCCGTGACCGCGCCTACCAATACCTGCGGGGGACCGTGCTGAGCGATCCCGCGGTCTCCGGGACGTTCATCAACGAGCAGGCTGTCGCCACCGAGGTCGGCATCTCCCGTACGCCGGTCCGAGAGGCCCTGCTGATGCTGGCGGCCGAAGACCTGGTGCAGCTCGTCCCGCACCGAGGCGCCTTCGTCGCACCCCTTCCTGGTCGTGAGATCGCCGAGATGATGCAGGCGCGTGGCGTCATCGAGTCCTGGGCGGCTGCGACCTGCCTGGCTTCTGCTGCCGGCGCTCCGGTCGAGCCGATGGCCGCAGTGCTCGAGCAGCAGCGGGCCATAGTCGAGGCAGGCGACGCCAAGGAGTTCATCGAGCTCGACAGCCAGTTCCACGCACTGCTGGTCGAGGCGGCCGGCAATACCGTGCTCGGTCGGCTGTACGACAGCCTGCGTGCCAGGCATGTGCTGCTGGGAGTAGTAGTCCTGCAGCGCAGCACTACTCGGCGCCAGGACGTGCTGGTCGAGCATCAGGCGATTGTGGACGGTCTGGCGTCGGGCGACCCGGCTGCGGCCGAGGCGGCGATCCTCCGCCACCTCGACACCACCGGCTCCATCCTCATGCAGGGCTGA
- a CDS encoding carbon-nitrogen hydrolase family protein, with protein sequence MTSLRVAAGQLSTGADPVANLAIATESVRQAAEAGASLVALPEATLAAFGSDLGAVAEPLDGPFATGLRKVAAELGVVVIAGLFEPADDGRVHNTLLATGPGVEAAYRKIHLYDAFGSRESDLVAPGKELVTIEVGGVRVGLATCYDLRFAEQFTALGRAGAELIVVPASWGAGPSKEDQWDLLTRARASDAQSWLLACDQAWTPPRGTNPLGIGRSALIDPLGHPRARLGAEPDLLTGTIHTELTAAVRLRVPIL encoded by the coding sequence ATGACATCCCTGCGCGTCGCGGCGGGACAGCTCAGTACCGGCGCCGATCCGGTGGCCAATCTAGCCATTGCCACCGAATCCGTTCGCCAAGCGGCTGAGGCCGGCGCCTCGCTGGTGGCACTGCCGGAGGCGACGCTAGCTGCTTTCGGCTCCGACCTGGGCGCTGTCGCGGAACCTCTGGACGGGCCGTTCGCCACCGGACTGCGCAAGGTGGCGGCTGAGCTCGGCGTCGTCGTCATCGCGGGACTGTTCGAGCCGGCCGACGACGGGCGGGTGCACAACACGCTGCTCGCGACCGGGCCGGGCGTTGAGGCGGCGTACCGGAAGATCCACCTGTACGACGCCTTCGGGTCGCGCGAGTCCGACCTCGTCGCGCCCGGCAAGGAGCTGGTCACGATCGAGGTCGGCGGCGTACGGGTCGGGCTGGCCACCTGCTACGACCTACGCTTCGCCGAGCAGTTCACAGCTCTCGGGCGAGCCGGCGCGGAACTGATCGTCGTACCGGCGTCCTGGGGCGCAGGCCCGTCCAAGGAAGACCAGTGGGACCTGCTGACCCGGGCACGCGCCTCAGACGCACAGTCCTGGCTGCTGGCCTGCGACCAAGCCTGGACCCCACCTCGCGGCACCAACCCACTGGGCATCGGCCGCAGCGCCCTGATCGACCCACTAGGTCACCCGCGCGCCCGCCTCGGCGCAGAGCCCGACCTGCTGACGGGCACGATCCACACGGAACTGACGGCCGCGGTCCGCCTCCGGGTCCCGATCCTGTGA
- the lpdA gene encoding dihydrolipoyl dehydrogenase, which produces MTNTADSATTYDLVILGGGSGGYAAALRAAVLGLSVALVEKDKLGGTCLHRGCIPTKALLHAAEVADSAREGEQFGVRSTLEGVDMGGVNKYKDGVVDRLFKGLQGQIKSRGITVIEGEGRLTSPTTVAVNGTTYTGTNIIIATGSYSRSLPGLEVDGHRVIASEHALTLDRVPESAVVLGGGVIGVEFASAWTSFGTKVTIVEALPRLVPAEDPDCSKTLERAFRKRKIAFKTGTSFESVETHDNGVRVTVAGGEVIEAELLLVAVGRGPNTAGLGYEEVGVALDRGFVTVDEHLQTSVPGVYAVGDIVPGLQLAHRGFQQGIFVAEHLAGLKPALIDEAGIPRVTYSEPEVASVGLTEEQARAKYGEVEILNYNLGGNGKSQILKTQGFVKLVRAKDGAVVGLHMVGSRVGELIGEAQLIYNWEAFPADVAPLVHAHPTQNEALGEAHLALAGKPLHFHE; this is translated from the coding sequence GTGACGAACACGGCAGACAGCGCGACGACGTACGACCTGGTGATTCTCGGCGGAGGCAGTGGTGGCTACGCCGCCGCGCTGCGTGCCGCCGTACTGGGTCTGTCGGTGGCTCTGGTGGAGAAGGACAAGCTCGGCGGCACCTGTCTGCACCGCGGCTGCATCCCGACCAAGGCGCTGCTGCACGCGGCCGAGGTCGCGGACTCGGCTCGCGAGGGTGAGCAGTTCGGGGTCCGGTCGACGCTCGAGGGCGTCGACATGGGCGGCGTGAACAAGTACAAGGACGGCGTCGTCGACCGGCTCTTCAAGGGCCTGCAGGGGCAGATCAAGTCCCGCGGCATCACCGTGATCGAGGGCGAGGGGCGGCTGACCTCGCCGACCACGGTCGCCGTCAACGGGACGACGTACACGGGTACGAACATCATCATCGCGACCGGCTCCTACTCGCGCTCACTGCCCGGCCTGGAGGTCGACGGCCACCGGGTGATCGCCAGCGAGCACGCGCTCACGCTGGACCGGGTGCCCGAGTCCGCGGTGGTTCTGGGCGGCGGCGTGATCGGTGTCGAGTTCGCCAGCGCCTGGACCTCGTTCGGCACCAAGGTGACGATCGTCGAGGCGCTGCCGCGGCTGGTGCCGGCCGAGGACCCCGACTGCTCCAAGACGCTCGAGCGGGCCTTCCGCAAGCGCAAGATCGCCTTCAAGACCGGTACGTCGTTCGAGTCGGTCGAGACGCACGACAACGGCGTCCGGGTGACGGTGGCCGGCGGCGAGGTGATCGAGGCCGAGCTGCTGCTGGTCGCGGTCGGCCGCGGCCCGAACACCGCCGGACTCGGCTACGAGGAGGTCGGCGTCGCACTCGACCGCGGCTTCGTCACCGTCGACGAGCACCTACAGACCAGCGTGCCCGGCGTCTACGCGGTCGGCGACATCGTCCCCGGCCTGCAGTTGGCCCACCGCGGCTTCCAGCAGGGGATATTCGTCGCCGAGCACCTCGCCGGGCTGAAGCCGGCCCTGATCGACGAGGCCGGCATCCCCCGCGTCACCTACTCCGAGCCCGAGGTCGCCTCCGTCGGCCTGACCGAGGAGCAGGCCAGGGCGAAGTACGGCGAGGTGGAGATCCTCAACTACAACCTCGGCGGCAACGGCAAGAGCCAGATCCTCAAGACCCAGGGTTTCGTCAAGCTCGTCCGCGCCAAGGACGGCGCCGTGGTCGGCCTGCACATGGTCGGCTCCCGGGTCGGCGAACTGATCGGCGAGGCTCAGCTGATCTACAACTGGGAAGCCTTCCCCGCCGACGTCGCGCCGCTGGTGCACGCGCACCCGACCCAGAACGAGGCTCTCGGCGAAGCGCATCTCGCCCTGGCCGGCAAGCCCCTGCACTTCCATGAGTGA